The Melospiza melodia melodia isolate bMelMel2 chromosome 19, bMelMel2.pri, whole genome shotgun sequence genome includes the window AGACTTTTTATTACCACTTGTTTTGCATCCATGCTGTGCAAAGCTTTGCAGTGCTCAACCAGCCCTTCTTGATCAAAGTTCTTCTCGCTGCAGTACGGGCACGGGAAGGTGAAGCGATTGGGGAAGCTCCTGTGGGGAGAAAAAGTCATTTACAAACACAGATCATTCAAGGCAATCATTTACACATCCAGTTAAGGCAAGCTAATTTTAACAATCAGTTTGTAAACTCCTCACAGTATTTCAGGGAACTCAATATTTAGACTGAATTACAGTTTTTCTGCAAATGTTCTGAGTGTCATTTTTCACCTTTCTGTCAGGGCACCACCCACAAGAATGCACTGCCACCAACTCCCACTTCCCTCCTTTGTGGGTGAGTACAATCAGGCGgtatttttaaaggtattttaaaaACCAGCTGCATCTACAGAATGCCCCGATCTTAGAGATGTCTAAGGAGAAGCAGCAGAGTttacctgggcacagccagctgcaGGATCAAGGCTCAGTTTTTAACTACATAAAAACTGGCACCCAAACTGAGCAAAGTGGTAAATTCTGCTTTTACTTCAAAATTGTTTCTTGTGCAGAGAAGGCCAGGATCTCAGAGCAGAGGTGTTACCTGGTGCTGTGGAGGGGCTCCTTGGTAACAGCTTTGACACCTTCCATGATGTAGTTCTGGTACTTGGAGCAGGAGGCTGCGTGGCTGCGCATCTTGGACAGGAACATCTGTGCAGGCAACAACAGCACAGCAGGTGAGCCCAAACCTCTGACACACCTTAAACAACAGCAGCTAACATGGAACCCTCAGCAGCCTTCAGCAGAAGGGCTAAAGCAGGAACTCTAAATAGTTCAGCTGGCCAAGCAGAAAACCTTTGAGATGACAGGTCAGCTAAGCTGTAACTCTGCTGTCGGTGGGATGTTACCATACAGCCCTGCTACAGCAGCAACGTCCCACTGCAACTTTAAAATCAGAATCTTTCATTGGAAATTCATCTCCTGAAGAGGTAATGACAAAAAACTGTGGGAAGAATGTCAACATCTGGGTGCTGCCTGTATCAAACACCTTCAGCACATATCAGAACAAACACTTTGACCTGATTGTGCAGAAAGCTGAGGAGGAAGCTGTTTATTTTCCCCTATGCAGACACATCTCGTGTACTGAATTTCCAAACCCTTTCATACTTTTTTATTGCAGCCGTTGCAAGTGGTTTCTGTCGTTTCAATTTGCTTTTCCAAGTCCAGAGCCCTGCTCCCGGGGGACAGGGTGCTGCGGCACACCCCACACACTGGCTTCTTGGGCTTCAGGCACTCCTGCAGGCATGGCGTGCAGAAGCTGTGAGAGAGAAAAGGAGCAGGTGGTGAGACAGCCCTCTGGGCACCCACAGTGCCCCTGCCCTTGCACAGCCTCTGCCCAAAGGAGTAACAGAGCCTTGAGACTCTGATATAAAGAAAGGgagaaggagctgctggcacctGGGCATGAAAGATCCCAGGCTGTCACACGCAGAATTGCTTGCTGTTGGACAGGGCTCCGTGACCTCGGCTTCtggacagaatcatggaatagtctGGCCCGCAAGGGCCCTAAAAGCCCACGCAGTGCaactctgggcacctgtgccagggcctgcccacccttacAGGGAGCAATTCGATCCCAACACCCCAGCCTGCCCTCTGACGGTGCGAGGACGCTGCCCCTAGTCCAGCCACTCCATGCCCGCATTCCTCAGGGGAGACGGGAAGCGAAAGTGGAAGAACACCGGCTTCCCTTCCCCCCTTTGCTTTCGTTTTCTCGCCTTAAGGCCGCTCCAgcctgccgtgccgtgccgtgccgtgccgtgcccagccccgctgccgggGCGCGGAGCAGCGTGCGGAGCCCCTGCCCTCAGCCCCGGCGGGGCCCGAGCCGCCGCTCCTCCCGAGGCCCCGcggcccccgccccggccccgccccccgcccggCGGCGGGCGCTCACACGTGTCCGCAGGGGACGCGCACCGGGCAGTCGAACACCTCGAGGCACACGGGGCAGGTGAGGCGGGACAGCTGGTCCGGCCGCCGCTCCGGGGCCCGCGACGGCCCGCCCGCCGCCATCTTCCGCCGCGCCGCCAGGGGGCGGCCCTGCGCACGCgcgtcccgccggccccgccccgcgctccgCGCTGGGGGCGTGACCGAGCGTTGTGGGCGCGGCAGGGCTGTGGGCGGGGCCGCCATCCCCGGGCCGTTGCCGGCGGGCGGGGCCCCGGGCGGTGCCCGCGCCGCTCCGGGCACGGCGGTG containing:
- the RNF114 gene encoding E3 ubiquitin-protein ligase RNF114 yields the protein MAAGGPSRAPERRPDQLSRLTCPVCLEVFDCPVRVPCGHVFCTPCLQECLKPKKPVCGVCRSTLSPGSRALDLEKQIETTETTCNGCNKKMFLSKMRSHAASCSKYQNYIMEGVKAVTKEPLHSTRSFPNRFTFPCPYCSEKNFDQEGLVEHCKALHSMDAKQVVCPICASMPWGDPNYRSANFMEHLQRRHRFSYDTFVDYDADEDDMMAQVLMRSLRDK